One uncultured Caproiciproducens sp. DNA segment encodes these proteins:
- a CDS encoding DUF1667 domain-containing protein, which yields MIKEITCIGCPMGCRITAEVDGDKILSIEGYTCNIGKKYAQEELTVPTRMVTALMDVYGTTQPLSVKTSQPIEKSKIFDCLKEISSHTVMRPIHIGEVIIKNVCGTPVNIIATKELE from the coding sequence ATGATAAAAGAAATTACCTGTATCGGCTGCCCGATGGGCTGCAGAATTACCGCCGAGGTGGATGGAGATAAAATTTTATCCATCGAGGGTTATACCTGCAATATTGGTAAGAAATATGCACAGGAAGAATTGACGGTTCCAACCAGAATGGTAACCGCGTTAATGGATGTGTACGGAACCACTCAGCCGCTTTCCGTAAAAACCTCACAGCCGATTGAAAAGAGCAAAATATTTGACTGTTTGAAGGAAATTTCAAGTCACACAGTCATGCGCCCAATACACATCGGAGAAGTTATTATCAAAAATGTGTGCGGTACGCCGGTCAATATCATCGCTACGAAAGAGCTGGAGTAA
- a CDS encoding FAD-dependent oxidoreductase, with translation MRNVDILIIGGGPAGLAAAVSAYEAGSRNILILEREENLGGILKQCIHNGFGLHTFKEELTGPEYAQRYIDKVLEYGIPSQCDTMVIHITPDKVVTAVSRGAGLEHFQAKSIILAMGCRERPRGSLATPGWRCSGIYTAGTAQKFTNLKGLMPGKRVVILGSGDIGLIMARRMTFLGAKVLACVELMPFSAGLKRNIVQCLDDYDIPLLLSHTVVDIAGRERLEGVTVAEVDPKTLKPISGTEQYYECDTLLLSVGLIPENELTSMAGVKISPATNGAEVNENLQTSVDGIFSCGNVLHVHDLVDFVSEESAKAGVNAYKYVQGQLVEDKETLEVVNGFGVSGAVPQHISKKLDEPITIMFRPRGVYKDAQVCIDVGDVQAAAKKSRILTPGEMVTLKFSPEYLQKNTNADKITVRVEVQQS, from the coding sequence ATGCGTAATGTTGACATTTTAATTATTGGCGGCGGCCCTGCCGGTTTAGCAGCTGCGGTTTCCGCTTATGAAGCGGGCAGCAGGAATATTTTGATTCTCGAAAGAGAAGAAAACCTTGGCGGCATTCTGAAGCAATGCATTCATAACGGTTTTGGTTTGCATACTTTTAAAGAAGAGCTTACCGGACCGGAATATGCTCAGAGATATATTGACAAGGTGCTCGAATATGGCATTCCTTCTCAGTGTGACACCATGGTCATTCATATCACCCCGGACAAGGTGGTGACGGCAGTCAGCAGAGGAGCCGGTTTAGAGCATTTTCAGGCAAAGTCGATTATTCTTGCGATGGGCTGCCGTGAGCGTCCGAGAGGTTCCCTTGCCACACCGGGCTGGAGATGCTCTGGTATTTACACTGCGGGTACCGCACAAAAATTTACGAACTTAAAGGGCTTGATGCCCGGTAAACGCGTCGTGATTCTCGGTTCCGGCGATATTGGCCTGATTATGGCACGCAGAATGACTTTTTTGGGCGCGAAAGTTCTTGCATGCGTAGAATTAATGCCCTTCTCCGCGGGACTAAAGAGAAATATTGTACAATGCCTTGACGATTACGATATTCCGCTTTTGCTAAGCCACACGGTTGTTGATATTGCGGGCAGAGAACGCCTTGAAGGCGTAACGGTCGCCGAAGTCGATCCAAAGACATTGAAACCCATCTCCGGGACGGAACAGTATTATGAGTGCGATACGCTCCTGCTTTCCGTGGGTCTGATTCCGGAAAATGAGCTGACCTCCATGGCCGGTGTCAAAATTTCTCCGGCGACAAACGGAGCGGAAGTAAATGAGAATCTTCAGACTTCCGTTGACGGGATTTTCTCCTGCGGAAATGTTTTGCACGTTCATGATTTAGTGGATTTCGTTTCAGAAGAGTCCGCCAAAGCGGGCGTCAATGCATATAAATATGTGCAGGGCCAACTCGTCGAAGATAAAGAAACGCTTGAAGTCGTGAATGGTTTCGGTGTTTCGGGCGCTGTTCCGCAGCATATTTCCAAAAAGCTTGATGAGCCGATCACCATCATGTTCCGCCCAAGAGGCGTTTATAAAGACGCACAGGTTTGCATTGATGTCGGGGATGTTCAAGCTGCTGCTAAAAAAAGCCGGATCCTTACACCCGGTGAAATGGTAACACTAAAATTCAGTCCGGAATATCTGCAAAAAAATACCAATGCTGACAAAATCACTGTAAGAGTGGAGGTGCAGCAGTCATGA